Proteins encoded within one genomic window of Pararhizobium capsulatum DSM 1112:
- a CDS encoding gamma-glutamylcyclotransferase, translated as MPEKRTMSLTSDLVALCYREEPNMGLDSRFTPLTDDDYRVLAEKLEAESDHGPLWVFAYGSLIWKPEFDSVEMKPATAFGWHRAFTLEINSWRGSREQPGLMMALARGGRCDGVIYRLPDGNRLEQIERMLRREVSETEGVQAVRWLPVRTVDGPQMALGFWVGETPRSISHRHPPSEVAHILARACGHIGSGAEYLYNTVSHLEEFGIRDRNLWRLQALVADEIRRLHRLEEGAKRPGAGHHR; from the coding sequence CTCGTGGCCCTCTGCTATCGCGAGGAGCCGAATATGGGGCTTGACAGTCGTTTCACGCCGCTGACAGATGATGACTACCGCGTTCTCGCCGAGAAACTTGAAGCCGAGTCCGATCACGGTCCGCTCTGGGTTTTTGCCTATGGCTCATTGATCTGGAAGCCGGAGTTCGACTCGGTCGAGATGAAACCCGCAACCGCCTTCGGCTGGCATCGTGCCTTCACGCTCGAAATCAACAGCTGGCGCGGCTCGCGCGAACAGCCGGGCCTGATGATGGCCCTCGCCAGGGGTGGGCGTTGCGATGGCGTCATCTACCGCCTGCCGGATGGCAACCGGCTGGAGCAGATCGAACGCATGCTGCGCCGCGAGGTCAGCGAGACGGAGGGCGTTCAGGCGGTTCGCTGGCTGCCGGTGCGCACCGTCGATGGCCCGCAGATGGCGCTCGGTTTCTGGGTGGGAGAGACACCGCGCAGCATTTCCCATCGCCACCCGCCATCGGAGGTAGCCCATATCCTGGCGCGCGCCTGCGGCCACATCGGCTCAGGCGCCGAATATCTCTACAACACCGTCTCGCATCTCGAAGAATTCGGCATACGCGACCGCAACCTCTGGCGCCTGCAGGCCCTGGTCGCCGACGAAATCCGCAGGCTGCACCGGCTGGAAGAGGGGGCGAAGCGGCCGGGGGCAGGGCATCACCGCTGA